The following proteins are encoded in a genomic region of Diadema setosum chromosome 18, eeDiaSeto1, whole genome shotgun sequence:
- the LOC140242124 gene encoding uncharacterized protein, translated as MASGKKRKLDANQHTLARKHALVERYENDARRAVEKYQTLRDLDIFVLDNSIRESTVGQLRGHTLENKWKIYNEVKKCGFKHTIVASFSHMTRVDDVFIMQLKEKGEDPEGLWAFSEITESTKGKVPDFENVPVGIRKLKPAGLYSVIFEVDLGDTVYDFTKFSIDDMCQLLSKWNDWCFDNLSPKAKVMFSFRDLPDVMPEDSDRVFKVTNFLARLPPNRRPFGMMFEEPRGKSVPEECGMWAKYIRLIMDANDWKGHLLAHVHEKFGLCDMTALQILMDGADGVWASVCAEGASMGNAPSCVTLLNLIRLGNKKVLKKFNCTYLRQAAINVTRITTGMDPHIKQPVFGARAVDFVFDLKPEEFDFATFFGEEAPVRITTMASKEMIQKRLVDLFGKDPQFTLDLAYKMKELILKDLRSGRKEEYMSMVGLALLLDRAGGKLNVRMRDAIDNFKLKTPHAQSLLAEIRKTWDEWDLKDRKKRDNMLEFDSFYNGFMAPYFSCYRCWDTKKALSAIDMDNDGAVDWNEFETYLKWALHQYPNIKDADELLDVAFRKGIIPAMRDEYIKKFPFWWRK; from the exons ATGGCTTCTGGAAAGAAGCGAAAGCTTGATGCCAACCAGCATACGCTTGCACGGAAACACGCACTTGTTGAGCGCTACGAGAACGATGCTCGAAGAGCCGTGGAGAAGTACCAGACTCTCCGTGACCTGGACATCTTTGTTCTGGACAATTCGATCCGGGAGAGCACCGTAGGGCAACTGAGGGGCCACACCCTGGAAAACAAGTGGAAGATTTACAACGAGGTGAAGAAGTGCGGCTTCAAGCACACCATCGTGGCCTCCTTCTCCCACATGACCCGCGTGGATGATGTCTTCATCATGCAGCTGAAGGAAAAGGGGGAGGATCCAGAGGGCCTCTGGGCTTTCTCAGAAATCACAGAAA GTACCAAGGGCAAGGTACCCGACTTCGAGAATGTACCGGTAGGTATCAGAAAACTAAAACCAGCGGGCCTCTACAGCGTTATCTTTGAAGTCGATCTTGGTGATACGGTATACGACTTCACCAAGTTTTCCATAGATGACATGTGTCAGTTGCTCAGCAAATGGAACGACTGGTGTTTCGACAATCTCAGCCCGAAGGCAAAGGTGATGTTCAGCTTCCGCGACTTACCCGACGTCATGCCCGAAGACAGCGACCGAGTGTTCAAGGTCACCAATTTCCTGGCCAGGCTTCCGCCAAATCGGCGTCCCTTTGGTATGATGTTTGAGGAGCCAAGGGGAAAGTCCGTACCGGAGGAGTGCGGCATGTGGGCCAAGTACATCCGGTTGATCATGGACGCCAATGACTGGAAAGGTCACTTGCTCGCTCACGTCCACGAGAAGTTTGGCCTCTGTGATATGACAGCACTACAG ATTCTGATGGATGGCGCTGATGGCGTCTGGGCCAGTGTCTGTGCTGAGGGTGCATCCATGGGTAACGCCCCGTCCTGCGTAACCCTCCTGAACCTCATCCGTCTCGGCAACAAGAAGGTATTGAAAAAATTTAACTGCACCTACCTGCGACAAGCCGCCATTAATGTGACCAGGATCACCACGGGAATGGATCCCCACATCAAACAACCAGTCTTTGGTGCTAGAGCTGTAGACTTTGTCTTCGATCTCAAGCCCGAGGAGTTCGACTTCGCAACCTTCTTTGGTGAGGAAGCTCCCGTTCGCATCACGACTATGGCCAGCAAGGAGATGATCCAAAAGCGACTTGTCGATCTCTTTGGAAAGGACCCACAGTTTACCTTGGATCTGGCATACAAAATGAAGGAGCTCATCCTTAAAGATCTTCGGAGTGGCA GGAAGGAGGAATACATGAGCATGGTGGGGTTGGCCTTGCTGCTCGATCGAGCCGGCGGGAAGTTGAACGTCCGAATGCGAGATGCCATCGATAACTTCAAACTGAAGACGCCTCACGCCCAGTCCTTGCTGGCAGAAATTCGCAAGACATGGGACGAGTGGGACTTAAAGGACAGGAAGAAGAGGGACAACATGCTCGAGTTCGACTCCTTCTACAACGGCTTCATGGCGCCCTACTTCTCCTGCTACCGCTGCTGGGACACCAAGAAAGCGCTTTCAGCCATCGATATGGACAACGATGGCGCCGTGGATTGGAACGAGTTCGAGACCTACCTGAAGTGGGCGCTTCATCAATATCCCAACATCAAGGATGCAGACGAGCTCCTGGATGTTGCCTTCAGGAAGGGAATCATCCCAGCGATGCGGGATGAGTACATAAAGAAATTTCCCTTTTGGTGGAGGAAATAA